DNA from Conexivisphaera calida:
ATCAGGGACGAGGACATCAGCAGCACGCTGAGGGAGATCGACGAACACATACGGAGGGAGTACCTGGAGGGCAGGCCGGAGGAGGAGAGGGACTGGAGGACCTCCGAGCAGAGGGAGGCCGAGAGGATAAGGGAGGCTATGAGGTCCCTCGACCCCCTGATCCACGAGGCCGTCTCCTCCATACGGATCGTCGACAGGGGCCCGGGCAGGCCACCGACGCTCACGCTGGAGCAGAAGGTGAAGCTCCTCCTGATCAAGCAGCTGGTCGGGAAGTCGAACAGGGAGTTCGCGTACATGCTCGAGATATTCTCCCTGCTGTCGGGCGTGGACGTCTCCTACAAGACGATCGAGAGGCTGTACTCGGACGAGCTGGTGATGATGGCGCTGCACAACCTCCACGTCCTCCTGCTCAGGAGGAAGGGCGTGAGCGAATCCGATGCGGCGGGCGACGGGACGGGGTACTCGCTCACGGTTAAGAGGAACTACGAGTCGTACGCGAGGGAGCTGAAGGAGAAGGCAAAGGAGAACCAGGACCGCGGGGAGGGCGGGGGAGGAAAGGATGGAGAGAAGAATGCCGTTGACGGCAAGGAAAAGAAGCCCAGGAGGGCCATGTTCGCCTACTCCTTCAGGCTCATGGACCTGGGCACCGGGATGTACCTCGCTTGGGGCTCGAGCATGAAATCCGAGAAGGAGGCGTTCGAGGAGGCCATGCGGATGCTGGGCGAGGTGGACGTGAGGCTGAGGAGCGTGAGGCTTGACAGGTACTACAGCGAATCGATGTACATGGACTACTTCGACGAGGACACGAAGGTGTACGTGATACCGAAGAGGAACGCGACCCTCAACGGATCGTGGAGGTGGAAGGAGACAATGATGGATTTCGTGAGGAACACGATGAGCTACCTGGAGGAGTA
Protein-coding regions in this window:
- a CDS encoding ISNCY family transposase, coding for MGYPLIRDEDISSTLREIDEHIRREYLEGRPEEERDWRTSEQREAERIREAMRSLDPLIHEAVSSIRIVDRGPGRPPTLTLEQKVKLLLIKQLVGKSNREFAYMLEIFSLLSGVDVSYKTIERLYSDELVMMALHNLHVLLLRRKGVSESDAAGDGTGYSLTVKRNYESYARELKEKAKENQDRGEGGGGKDGEKNAVDGKEKKPRRAMFAYSFRLMDLGTGMYLAWGSSMKSEKEAFEEAMRMLGEVDVRLRSVRLDRYYSESMYMDYFDEDTKVYVIPKRNATLNGSWRWKETMMDFVRNTMSYLEEYYKRERSEAGFSADKRFFGWGVAQSREDRIKGALSVIGLWHNLFHLAPY